The Allorhodopirellula heiligendammensis genome includes a window with the following:
- a CDS encoding MazG nucleotide pyrophosphohydrolase domain-containing protein — translation MGNPPNDLSVADLQQHIRRMYYDKDVARGVDGTFMWLMEEVGELASALRGDDRQNLQEEFADVIAWLFTIANVADVDLAAALSAKYGQGCPGCRHLVCQCSLDEKP, via the coding sequence ATGGGCAACCCCCCGAACGATCTCTCTGTCGCGGATTTACAGCAACACATCCGCCGCATGTACTACGACAAAGATGTCGCCCGAGGCGTCGACGGCACGTTCATGTGGCTGATGGAGGAGGTCGGCGAACTGGCGTCGGCATTGCGTGGAGACGACCGCCAGAATCTTCAAGAGGAGTTCGCCGACGTGATCGCATGGCTGTTCACCATCGCCAATGTCGCCGACGTCGATCTAGCCGCAGCGCTGTCCGCCAAATACGGCCAGGGATGCCCCGGATGCCGGCACCTCGTGTGCCAATGCAGTCTGGATGAAAAACCATGA